From the genome of Desulfatiglans sp.:
CCCGCCATAATTCAAGAAATTTACACCCTGAATCCCCGCATTTTTGCGCAATACGATTTTCAATTTGGCTCGATCCTAGAGGCAGCACTTGCCCTGCGAGGTAATGTAAATGTTCAATACCATCTTCTCGTGTAAAAATGAACACACTCTGATCAACTGTGCCTCCACCTGCATCTGAAAACAGATAAACACCAGGGCTTGAAACACGGGAGCGGATAAAACCTTGAACATTTGCACTTACTTCCGGATAAATAAAACATCCATTGTTGGATGAATTTTTATTTTCTGATCTGTAATTTTTTATTAATGATACTAGTTTAGTAATATCCATATATGAAAGCCCTGATAGCTCGCCAGATAGTCCCCATGCCTCACAAAGGACAATATTAAATAATCTACTGATCCTCCTGTCCTGAGCATTATCAACAGGAATTGCCATGTTGATAGCGATATAATCTTCTGGAAGCTCCCCAAATCCTTTGAAACGTAACTTTATCTGGCTTTTTATTTCTCCAATTACTCCAGCTAAGTAGTAAACAGCACAAGTAGCTATAAAAGAAGGTAATTGATCTTTGTTTTTCAATTTAATAGCATTCCTGTAAGTGAAAAGCTGCGGATTATCTATATCTCCATTAGCTGCCAATACCAACGCATTTTTTAAATGAAATAATCCGTTTAAAGGATAATGACTTTTTGTATCTTCCGCATGAAAAATTTTATTTTCTTTAACAATAACCAGGCTAGGTATAAGGAATGGTCTTTCTTTATCTATTGACCTTGAGTAATGATGGACCCAGGCCTTATTGGTCATGATATCCCTGCAAATACATTTTGTATAAGAAGTCCCAAAATCGAGCCCTATTTGTAAAAAATATGGATCTCTGCCTGTTTTTTTTACAGGTGTTACTTCTACTTTAGTCTCTTTTATAGGTGTATCAGAGCGTGTTTGTTCTACCAGAATTTTATCAATCTTTTTCTGGTCACTTATCAGTTGGGCAGAAGCTTTTTCTTGGGGTTTATTTGAAGGTTTTAGCTGTTTTTTTTCACTTATATCCTGAGCTTTACCAAAAAGACTTTCTTTAATCGATTTTACAAAATTTGAAAAAATGCCCATTGGATATACTCCAAATCCGATATGCTAGTTCATTACTCTAAATATCCCCGCTGCTACCTGCGCCTGCTCTATATCAGTTTTTGCCTTTTCACTCAACTCAAGGAGCCTTTGTTCCTTATTTTTAATGCCTGTATTAAGTCGTCCTTCTGTCATCCTTATTATCCTTGGATCACGATTTGCTTCTCGCAATGTTTTTAAGCGTTGTTTATCTTGTTCAATACGACGATCAAAGATTCCTTTCACTCGTTGAACCTTAATCTGGTATGAAGTATCATTCTCCGCCTCAAAGTCTACTACTGCATCATTAAAACGTAATTCCAAGTCATTTACCACCCTGTTATGGGCCTCAAGCAGTGCTTCGGTATCACAATCAACATAATCCCAATCTTTTCCATCACGCAGAAGTTTTTGAATAATCTTTTCTGATACATCTTCCGGATAAATTGTCCCTCCGTATACTCTTGCAACACCATAAGCCAACATTTCCCGGTTTAATAGGCCTTTAAGCTTCCATCTTTCGATTCTGTAACAATAATCTCCAGGAGGTAAAAATGTGTCATTGATTTTCAGAGCAGCAACATCATAAAAATTATGCGCTCCTTCTGCGTTTATTTTTGTAATCCAACGTATTAGCGGCGAAAGGTGATTGATAAAATTAATAGACTTTTGCTGGCCAAAAGATAGTCTTTGAAGCACTTCGCGCCTAAAAGTAATATTAAACTCTTTTCTGCGTAAAGGGCGGGCAGTAAGAGATTTATCATCACCAATAAAGGCAGATAAGGATGACTGGGCCTCATTACTGAGTCTTACTCGAAGACATCCATCCACTGGAGTATTGTAATTTATTTCTGAACCTTGAAATTCGCGTTCGAAAAAATCACTTAAATAATCCTCCAGTTCACCAGGTTGAATATACCTTCCTTTTTCACGACCTTCTTCTATTTTTTGCTGTACATAGTCAGAAAGAGCGATAAGAGCGTCTCCCTCAGTCTCCAAAGCTTGAATCTGGAGTAAACGCTCTTCTATGACACGTTCAGACTGATCCATCAGTCTTTGCTCTTCCTCTATAGATAATTCCTTACTTAACAGGTCAACAGTAAGGCTTTGAACTTCATTACCAATAATTGCTTCAAGGTCACCAAGACTGTTAGCAAATTTTTCAAGTTTATAATGAAGCCGGTCATAAAGTCTTTCTTCAATAGTCCCACTGACTTTAAAATTTATAATAGAAAGCCGTTTTGCCTGTTGACCAACTCTATCAATACGCCCTATTCTCTGCTCAACTCTCATTGGATTCCATGGTAAATCATAATTTGTCATTACACGACAGAATTGCAAATCAATACCTTCGCTTCCAACCTCTGATGAAAGAAGAACACGCGGGCCTCTAGGGTCTTTAAAACGATCAATCTCCTCCCAACGCCGGTCATTTGGTATGCCACCGTGTATCACAGTAACTGTAATACCATTTGCTATTAATCTGCGTTGCAAGTATGCAAGAGTTTGGCGATAATAGGCGAATATTATCACTTTTTCATCCGGGATATGCTCAGTAAGCATATTTCGGAGTTGACAATATTTACTGTCATTTTTTTCAAAATCATATTCAAGTAACCTAGAAAAAGATTCCTTATCTAATTCTTCATCAGTAATATTGTCATCAAAATCATTTAATGTTTCTTCGCCCAGGGCCTCCGATAAAAGCTCTTCCGGATCACCTAGCCGACCATCGCGAATTTCTGCAGCGATGGCTGGCAAACAACTTGCAGCTCTAAGCTGTAACCCAATGACTCTAAATACATGAAAAAGTCTATTATCTTTGCGACATCGTGCGCGCACGAGTTGTAGAATAGTACAGTAGAGCTGCATTTCTTCTTTCGAGTACTCAACCTGAATAACTTTTGGGACGCGAATAGGTCTATTTTCTTTTACCTGGACCCTGCGAGTTCTATTAACATAGTTCCCTAAAAGATTTAATTTTTCAGCCAACTCCTGACACTTTGCAATTTTACTCTTATCTGCAGGGCTTATGCTCTCAAGGATTTCAAGGAATTGCTTAAAAAGTGGTGATTGTTTTATAAAAGGGCTTGAGCTCATACCCTCTACCGCTGTCATCAGAAGTTGAGTATCTACAGGAAATTTTGATAATGCATTTGACGCCTGCACAGTAGGTCTATTCACTTCTAAAAGTTCTTCGAACATGCCCTGTGTTTCAAAAAAATCTTCATCTGTCAGACGTAGTAAGCTGTGCAAATCAACATTGCTATTATTCACTGGAGTTGCGGACACACAAAGAACGCCTCCGGCAGTCTGTGCCAAACTTGATCCAAGATTAAATGTTGTTGTTGCCGGATTCCTCATATAATGGGCTTCATCAAATATTACTAAATCAAATGGGTCAAAATCCAAATCCCAGTGTCGTATTTCTTGTAAAAAAGCTGTTTTTGATGAAACTTTGAGTTGTTCATCCTGTGGTTCCTTTAAGTATTGCAGTTCAGATTTAGGGGGCCTTATACCAGTATAAGCCGCAATCAAGGCAAAAGAGTGTCCCGGCCCCTCTGATTTAAGGTGTTTTATTTCCTGGCTCAACCCTGAAAAATTAACTACTCGTGCATCAATGAGAAACTTACTTCGTAATTCATCACACCACTTATCTGCCAGCAACTTTGGACACACTACTAGCAGTCGTTTTGCCTGCCGCCTGGCCTGAAGTTCTATCCAAATGAGTGCAGCTTCAATTGTTTTTCCTAAACCTACTTCGTCAGCGATGATAAGCCGTTCGGTTGGTGAGTTTATAAATTTTAAAACAGGTTTGAACTGATAAGGGTAGAAATCTATCTGGGCTGCCTCCATTGAATATATTACTTCATAAAGGACTCCTTTGAGTTTTTCATAGGTAATCAGTCTTTGAAGATCGCGGATCTTGCCAAAGTGTCCTTCCTTTAAACGATCTTCAATTGTACCTTTGGTATTTTTAATAAGCTTAAGGCAAGTAATGGGCCTGTAAACTGAGCCTCCTCCAGGAAAAATCAATTGGACCATAGTGTGAGGTCCAGCTTTACGACAGTTTCCAGTATATTGTCCAGGCTGACCTGGATTGCTCTTATCTATAAGCCAATCACCAGGTTTAAAAGGTACAGTATTATTTGATGATTCGTTTTTCATAATTATTTATTTTCCCACTTTAAATTTCTATTAATTTAAAGTTCCTGTATATTTAAGAATGTCCAAAGTTGGATTCTAAAAAGTTATATAGAAAAAATAACCTTTAAATAAGCATATTTTATATATTCGGAAATCAGTATGGTCCTAAAAATCTTTCCCCATTGAAATGGATTAAATGCGAAGGGGCTTCAGCTACCCACACCTCTGTTTCCCAGGCTATTTCATTCAAATATCTTGCCATAATTGAACGGTTTGGAAAGGCAGTTACGTAGACAAGACCATGCTTGGCGTTTTTAAATAGTTTAGCCAGTTCAGAATGTCGTTTCGCATCCATTGGCCCATGACTGGTGACTGATTCCACAAGCAAAAGCCAGTTACGCTTAGCATAATAAAGTACTACGTCCGGCATTTTCCCGTGGGCATCAACCTCGATGCCAAGTTCAGTGAGTAAGGCAGCATCAAAATAACCCCATTTATCCCCTGTGTCTCCTGCATAAACAAGGATGCTGTCAGGCGCGAACCGAGGTCCGAAATCCTCAATAATTGCCTTGATTAGTTCGCTATGCTCTCCGGGGCTGAGTGTAATTTTCTTTCCTTTTTTAATCTGAACAGGAACACGGTTTTGTTCACGTTCGTTTGCATATCTTTTTGCAAGTGTCTCACGATGCGATAGAAATTCTACAAGGTTATCATGCCATTTTTTCGTTCCAAAACTGCGTAGCAACTTTAAAGTCTGTGGTTCAATTTGATAAACAGCCTTTGGGCTGTTTACAGGACGGTCCGGCGTATCTGGGTTATATAATACAACCCCTGCATCAACAAATTGATGCATTGTCTGCCTTCGAACTGTTTCACGGCTATTTGGTGCATATGTCTTCTTATAATGCGCCTGCATCCAGTCCATTATTGGTGTTATACCCATAAGCGGATTTTCTGCCTCAGACCATTGTTTGTTCGGGGAAAGGTTGAGTAAGGCAAGCAGAGAAAGGGCAGAGCGTTCATTCTGCTGAGCTTTTGGTAAGCCCAGAGATAGAAGTACATTTAATGCTTCGTCTATTCGTTTTTTGACTTTTTTATTCATTATTCGAGATCCCTAAGTTTATTATCAATCTCATCCTGTGTCGGTATTCCCTGTTCAAGCATCCACTCACCCAATGAAATCAAGGCGTTTCGGCTGGGGTATTTTAGCGTCATCAGATCAGTTGCATTAACCTGGGTGTGACCATTGAACAGCCTGAATCTTTCATCAACTGATGCGCTGTTAAGATATCCGGCAAGGCCATAGGCCAGGGATTCAGGCAATCCCTTTTTTTCTTCATGAAATACATTTAAATGGTTTTCAAACCCAAGCATATTATATTCTTTGAACACATCGGAGCGAACAACCCCTGCGGTTACACGTCGTTTCTCTTCTTTGGATGAAAACCTTCGCACAACACAATAAAAGCCATTGGGGTAGAGCCATTTTTCTGTCTCTTTGTTATGAACAATCGCATTTGGTTTTTTAAAATTGGCCTTTGGCCAGTTGATATTATAGCCATTAAAATGCCCCGGATAAAGGAGCGGGACAGTCCCCTTTTCAGGCATCTCTCTTAAATAACTTTTCATCCGAAAATCCACCACCGGGCCGGTGGAAATACCTATATCTAACTCTTTAGGGCTATATCGGATAAAAGGATTAAGGTGCAGGATTTTCCTTTTTTGTGAGGTCGGGATATGAATAAAATGGTTAATATCATCAGGAGTAACAATATCATCAAATGGATATTCAAAGGTTTTTAAGCCAGAGAAGGTTGAGTCTGTGGAGGTTGTAATAATCACATCTTCCTGTTTTGCCCCACGCTCCATCATGATTATTACATTTTCCTGCAGTACATCATCATCCTTGAATGCCCTTGTCCTGGAACCAAACAAGTGTATGTGCTTGAACGCTGCATGATCGAGAAGGAACTTTCTGAAGGGAAGATAATATGGCCCATTGCAGAAACTCCTTGGTATGATTGCGACTATCTGGCCGCCTTTTTCAAGCAAGGCAACAGCCAGCGCTACAAAGGCCGAATATAGATTGACTGTTTCAATCCCTGCTTTTCTTAGTGCTATCCTGTGTTCGGAATTACTTCTGATTTTTTTATATGGCGGATTAAGGATTGCATGGGTATATGCTGGTAGTGCTTTGCTGAAAAGGTCTCCGCACAGTGAATTGGCTGCTGTAATTATAAAATCATTTTCCCTTATATTTAAGACAATATTTCTATGTTTTTTATAGACTTCAAGTGATTCTGCTAAATAGGGTAACAATGACTGATCGATCTCAAAGGCATCTATTTCAACATTCTTAAAATAAAAATCATCCGAAATATATCGTTCAAGAAATGCGGCTGAAAGCGACCCTATCCCTGCCCCTGCATCAAGAAGCCGGCAATTGTCAACAGATGTCCGGGTAAACATATTCGCCATAAAGCAGGCAATACTGGCAGGCGTGAAAAACTGGCCATACAGGGACTTTTTCTTTTGTTCTGTGGTTCTTGAGATGTTTAATCTTGATTTTTCAACTATTGATAGCAAAAAGGGCTCCATAAAATGGAATTGATATATTTTAGGTTAAGTAAAAACTATGTATCAGCTTTTACCCCATAACCTCTCTTTTTTCAATATCCTATATTACACAAATATGATTAACAATAGAATGATTTTATCTTGCTATATTTATTGGTTATTTGCGGCTTGATGAAATGGGTTTACTGCTAATGGATTGGAAAATTAAGGGAAAAATCATTTATCAGTGAACAATGATCAATGATCAGTTATCAGATAGCAGAACCGAAAGCTTCATAAAATAAAAAATTGAATCTTGCACATAATAATGTGCATTTATCATCTTTTTATTAAATAGTAGAGCCTCCCAACAAAACCACTTCAAAGACCATAATGCAATTGAAAGCCTTGATATTAGTGCCTTCCAGCTTTTTAGCTCCCAAACAATAAACAAATATAATGATATGGCATGATGTTTGTAGTTAGAAGCAGGCTGAAGGGGTTTCGGCTGAAGGCTGTTAGGAAAAGCAAACTGCCGCCGTCGCTGAAGGCTTCCACTTTCTTTAAAAAAACTATGGCGGAGAAAAATAAATTACCCTGAAAAAGGCATAATGCATAACATAAAGAAAATGGATTCTCCGATCCAGTCATCACTAAAGTTATGGTCTGGCAGGAGAGTTTGTAATTACAATCCTGGCTGGTTTCCATGGTGCCGCTTACTGCACTAATTATTTATGTTATTATTCCTATCTCATTCAACAACTCAATCGCCGATGTATCCAGCTTACTAAAGGCAAACCATTTTTTCCCTAAATCCTTCAGTGATGCGCCAAAATGATATATCGTCTTATCATCAAGTATTAAAAACCGGTCATGGGCTTTATCGAAAGGCTTTAATGCTATCGGCGGATATTGTTCATTATGTTTCAGCACATCAAGTTCCAGCTTTCTTGATGGATTCCTTGTAAGGATGGTAAGTGGAATCCCCTTCTTTCGTTTCGTGAATAATACCAGAACAGTTTCATCTATATAGTTATCTATAAGGAGGATGGATTTTTTAGCTGATTTAACAAGATCATTGATAAAGACATAGGCATCAAAAACCTGCCCATCAAAAAATATTCCCTGGCTTGGCTTAATTTCCTTGCTATCA
Proteins encoded in this window:
- a CDS encoding DEAD/DEAH box helicase, with translation MKNESSNNTVPFKPGDWLIDKSNPGQPGQYTGNCRKAGPHTMVQLIFPGGGSVYRPITCLKLIKNTKGTIEDRLKEGHFGKIRDLQRLITYEKLKGVLYEVIYSMEAAQIDFYPYQFKPVLKFINSPTERLIIADEVGLGKTIEAALIWIELQARRQAKRLLVVCPKLLADKWCDELRSKFLIDARVVNFSGLSQEIKHLKSEGPGHSFALIAAYTGIRPPKSELQYLKEPQDEQLKVSSKTAFLQEIRHWDLDFDPFDLVIFDEAHYMRNPATTTFNLGSSLAQTAGGVLCVSATPVNNSNVDLHSLLRLTDEDFFETQGMFEELLEVNRPTVQASNALSKFPVDTQLLMTAVEGMSSSPFIKQSPLFKQFLEILESISPADKSKIAKCQELAEKLNLLGNYVNRTRRVQVKENRPIRVPKVIQVEYSKEEMQLYCTILQLVRARCRKDNRLFHVFRVIGLQLRAASCLPAIAAEIRDGRLGDPEELLSEALGEETLNDFDDNITDEELDKESFSRLLEYDFEKNDSKYCQLRNMLTEHIPDEKVIIFAYYRQTLAYLQRRLIANGITVTVIHGGIPNDRRWEEIDRFKDPRGPRVLLSSEVGSEGIDLQFCRVMTNYDLPWNPMRVEQRIGRIDRVGQQAKRLSIINFKVSGTIEERLYDRLHYKLEKFANSLGDLEAIIGNEVQSLTVDLLSKELSIEEEQRLMDQSERVIEERLLQIQALETEGDALIALSDYVQQKIEEGREKGRYIQPGELEDYLSDFFEREFQGSEINYNTPVDGCLRVRLSNEAQSSLSAFIGDDKSLTARPLRRKEFNITFRREVLQRLSFGQQKSINFINHLSPLIRWITKINAEGAHNFYDVAALKINDTFLPPGDYCYRIERWKLKGLLNREMLAYGVARVYGGTIYPEDVSEKIIQKLLRDGKDWDYVDCDTEALLEAHNRVVNDLELRFNDAVVDFEAENDTSYQIKVQRVKGIFDRRIEQDKQRLKTLREANRDPRIIRMTEGRLNTGIKNKEQRLLELSEKAKTDIEQAQVAAGIFRVMN
- a CDS encoding restriction endonuclease gives rise to the protein MNKKVKKRIDEALNVLLSLGLPKAQQNERSALSLLALLNLSPNKQWSEAENPLMGITPIMDWMQAHYKKTYAPNSRETVRRQTMHQFVDAGVVLYNPDTPDRPVNSPKAVYQIEPQTLKLLRSFGTKKWHDNLVEFLSHRETLAKRYANEREQNRVPVQIKKGKKITLSPGEHSELIKAIIEDFGPRFAPDSILVYAGDTGDKWGYFDAALLTELGIEVDAHGKMPDVVLYYAKRNWLLLVESVTSHGPMDAKRHSELAKLFKNAKHGLVYVTAFPNRSIMARYLNEIAWETEVWVAEAPSHLIHFNGERFLGPY
- a CDS encoding N-6 DNA methylase, whose amino-acid sequence is MEPFLLSIVEKSRLNISRTTEQKKKSLYGQFFTPASIACFMANMFTRTSVDNCRLLDAGAGIGSLSAAFLERYISDDFYFKNVEIDAFEIDQSLLPYLAESLEVYKKHRNIVLNIRENDFIITAANSLCGDLFSKALPAYTHAILNPPYKKIRSNSEHRIALRKAGIETVNLYSAFVALAVALLEKGGQIVAIIPRSFCNGPYYLPFRKFLLDHAAFKHIHLFGSRTRAFKDDDVLQENVIIMMERGAKQEDVIITTSTDSTFSGLKTFEYPFDDIVTPDDINHFIHIPTSQKRKILHLNPFIRYSPKELDIGISTGPVVDFRMKSYLREMPEKGTVPLLYPGHFNGYNINWPKANFKKPNAIVHNKETEKWLYPNGFYCVVRRFSSKEEKRRVTAGVVRSDVFKEYNMLGFENHLNVFHEEKKGLPESLAYGLAGYLNSASVDERFRLFNGHTQVNATDLMTLKYPSRNALISLGEWMLEQGIPTQDEIDNKLRDLE